In Kaistella sp. 97-N-M2, the sequence CTTCTTTCGTGGTTTTTTTTCTTCTTAAATGATCTTTAATTAAATCGTAAACTCCTGTTGTTAAAACTATACTGTCTGACATTTTCTTTATTTTTTGATAAATTCTTTTTTGAAAACTTTCGTACAGACTCAGGCATCGATCATCCTCAAAAAATTTGAAAACAGATCCTATGCAAAAAGCAAAATCAAAAAAGAAATCGGTAATTTATATTTATTTAATACGCTGTGAAAAGCCCTGTCCCAAGTCCTGACAGGGAGAATTAAATAAACTCTTTGGAATTTTTAAGAAAGATATCATCATGAAGGTACGACAACACGAACGGCGATGCCGCTGTAAATTTTTTTTCGAAAAAAATGTGAACTGTTGTCATTATCATTATTGAAAGACAAAGGTACGGCTAATAAGTCACAAAAGCAAAAAGACGCTGTTTTAGCGCCTTATTTTCAGAAGTTTACGAAAAGTTTTCCTTTACTTATCCGTTGATTTCAGCGCCCAGGCGACTAAAAGTGGCTGCATAAAAAGTCTTGCCAATCTTTTATTATCTGTGTCTAAACCAAAACTGCTTCGTCGGTTTTGATATTGCGCAATATTGCCGGGGAAAACGGCTGTAAAAAAAGATGCCGCTATCTTTCCCATGAGCGATTCGTATTTTTTTGGTGCGGCGATAATGGCTGTTCCCAGCGCTATTTCGGCGATTCCGGAATAGACAACGGTATCATCTTTATCCAGCGGAACCCAATCCGGGACCTGTGCCTGAAATTCTTTTCGCACAAAACTTAAATGTCCGATTCCGGCCGTAATGAGCATTGCTCCCAAACCATACTTAGCAATGGTTTTTATATTTTCTTTATTCATAAATAGGTTTTTGCAAAAGTCTTCAACAATGATTCCATTTTGCGGCTGCGCCGAATTTTAGTGCAACAATTATGCTTCGGATGCTCACAAAAAAGAATAAATTTGGTAAAATTTAAAAATTATGTTTTCAAGATTAGTGTTCAGCAGTTTATTTCTTTTCGCAGTATTTTCCTGTACAGAAAAAACCGAAACCCATGCAACCACGGCGACCTCAGCAGATTCTGTGGCGACAACAACATCGACAAACTCAGTTTTGATGGGCGGAAAACCGGTTCAAACCTATGCTCAGCTTCCCGCGCTCAATCAGCAGGCGCCGGATTTTACGTTGACGGATGTGGACATGAAGAATCAAAACCTGGCGTCTTACAAAGGAAAATATTTGATTCTGAATATTTTTCCGAGCGTTGATACGGGCGTTTGTTCGGCTTCCGTGCGCCATTTTAACGAAGATGCCGCAAACCTTCCAAATACAATAGTTCTCTGCATTTCGAAAGATCTGCCTTTTGCGCAGAAAAGATTTTGCGGCGCCGAAGGAATTAAAAATGTGGTGATGCTCTCGGACTTCCGTTCGGATTTCGGTAAAACCTACGGCGTGGAAATCACCAATTCTGCGATGAAAGGCCTCTTGAGCCGCGCGGTTGTCGTGATTGATCCGCAGGGGAAAATTGTTTATGAAGAACAGGTTTCCGATATTTCGCACGAGCCCAATTACGAAGCCGCAATGAAAGCGGTGAAAATGTAGAAGCTGGAAGTTTGAATTAGAAGTTTGAAGTTTAATTCAATATTTCCAATTAATTCCGACTTAATAGCATAACCTAAAAAATTGAAACCTGCGTATCGCAGGTTTTCTTGTTTAATTTCATTTTATTTTATTTTTAAAAGTATGTTAGGATCCGGACAGTTTTGATGGTAATACTCCATTTCCTGCTGGCTGCAGACGCCGGGATAATCTCCTTTTTTATCGTGAAGGTCTTGGATAATCTGGAAATGCAAATGCGGCGCATAATCGCCGTTAACGGCTGCGTCTCCCAGTTCGGCGATCTTCTGGCCTTTGTTTACAGCATCACCTTCTGCTTTCCCGGCTAAGCTTTCTAAACTCAAATGTCCGTACAAAGTGTAAAAAGTCAGATCTTCAACCGTGTGTTCTAAAATGATGGTTGGTCCGTAATCACCAACCGCCTCATTGTTCTGGAAACTGTGAATTTTTCCGTCTAATGCACTCAAAACGGAAGTTCCGGCTTTGATCCAGAGATCCAGACCAATATGAATATTGCGTTCTGCCGTATCTGTATTGTTGAAATTTTCGCTCCTCTTATAAAGGTTCCGCTCCTCCAGATAACCGCCAAAGGCTACTTTTGCTTTATTGTCGGCAAGGTGTTTTTCCACAAATTCTTCGAACTGATGAGCATCCGTAAGATTTAAGTCAAGCTGATTGGTGCGCTGTGCAGAGAGATCGAATGCGACGTAATCCTGGTAATCGTTATTACCGTCGATTACTTTTACGTTGCTTTGGCTTTGTAATATATTTTCTAATGATGTCATCCTCTTTTATTTAAAATTTATTGACTAGGGTTCCAGACTTGCTCAAAATGCGCTGTCTGCAGCCCGACCGGAGTGGAGCTCTTTTTGGGAGAAGGCATCCTTCGACAAGCTCTAGGCAAGCTGCAAAAAAGCGGGAACGGAGGGCGGAAATGTCTGCCCGAAAAAATTAAAATAAACCTTCATCCACAATATTCGGCAGCGTCACTTTTAAATTTGGCTCCGCTTCCATCGCACGTTTGATGGCAAAGACCGCGCCTTCATTTCTTGCCCAGCTTCTGCGCGAAATCCCGTTGTTCACATCCCAGAAAAGCATCGATTTTAACCGTCGGTCCGCGTCTTCGGACCCGTCGAGCAACATGCCGAAACCGCCGTTGATAACTTCGCCCCACCCAACGCCGCCGCCGTTGTGAATGGAAACCCAGGTTGCACCACGGAAACTGTCGCCAATCACATTCTGGATGGCCATATCCGCCGTAAATTTGGAGCCGTCGTAAATATTCGATGTTTCGCGGTACGGCGAGTCGGTGCCCGAAACATCGTGGTGATCACGCCCCAAGACCACTGCGCCAATTTCGCCTTTTTTGATGGCGCTGTTGAAAGCGGCGGCAATTTTCATTCTCCCTTCTGCATCGGCGTACAAAATCCTGGCCTGCGAACCCACAACAAGCTTGTTTTCCTGCGCTCCTTTGATCCACTGAATATTATCGGCCATCTGCTGCTGAATTTCAGGCGGCGATGTTTTCTTAATTTCCTCTAAAACAGCACACGCGATTTCGTCGGTTTTTGACAGGTCTTTGGGTTCTCCGCTGGCACAAACCCAACGAAAAGGGCCAAAACCATAATCAAAACACATTGGCCCCATAATATCCTGCACATAGCTCGGGTAGCGGAAATCGATGCCGTTTTCCGCCATCACAGCTGCGCCGGCTCTGCTGGCTTCGAGTAAAAAGGCGTTTCCATAATCGAAAAAATACGTGCCTTTTGCAGTATGTTGATTGATGGCAGCGGCATGTCTGCGTAAGGTTTCCTGAACTTTTTCTTTGAACAGAGCCGGATCTTTGGCCATCATTTTGTTGGCTTCTTCAAAAGAAATTCCCACAGGATAATACCCGCCGGCCCACGGATTGTGAAGGGAAGTCTGATCCGATCCAATATCGATTTTTAAATTTTCTCCGTCGAATTTTTCCCAAACCTCAACAATATTTCCGAGGAAAGCTAGGGAAACGGTTTCCTTATTTTCTTTGGCTTTTTTGACGCGGGAAACCAAGTCGTCCAAATCTTCGATGATTTCGTCGATCCATTTTTGGTCGTGGCGAATCTTCGTAATTTTCGGGTTAACCTCCGCACAAACGGTGATGCAGCCCGCAATATTTCCGGCTTTTGGCTGTGCGCCGGACATTCCGCCCAAGCCGGACGTCACGAATAAACCGCCAACGGGTTCTTTTTTAATTTTTCGAAAAGCATTGAGAACGGTAATCGTGGTTCCGTGCACAATTCCCTGCGGGCCGATGTACATATAACTTCCGGCGGTCATTTGTCCGTACTGCGACACGCCCAGCGCATTCATTTTTTCCCAGTCGTCGGGTTTGGAATAATTTGGAATAACCATCCCGTTGGTCACCACGACTCTCGGCGCTTCTTTATGGCTCGGAAAAAGTCCCATCGGATGTCCGGAATACATCGTCAATGTCTGCTCGTCTGTCATTTCCGATAAATATTTCATGGTCAGAAGATATTGTGCCCAATTCTGGAAAACCGCACCGTTTCCGCCGTACGTGATGAGTTCGTGCGGATGCTGAGCCACGGCGTAATCCAAATTGTTCTGAATCATCAACATGATTGCTTTTGCCTGATCGGACTTTCCGGGATAATCGCCGATCGGACGGGCTTTCATTTCATAATCGGGGCGAAAACGATACATGTAGATCCGGCCGTATGTTTCGAGTTCGGCTTTAAATTCCGGCAGCAATTCCGCGTGAAATTTGGGTTCGAAGTAGCGCAGCGCATTTTTCAAAGCCAGCTTTTTTTCTTCGTCGCTAAGGATTTCTTTGCGTTTTGGCGCATGATTGATTTGTGGGTCGTAGGGCTTTTTGGAAGGGAGTTCAGCCGGAATTCCCTGTTGGAGCTGGTCTTGAAAGGTCATGGTGCGTGTAATGTTCAAAATTTTATTCAAAGTTTTAAAGGTATTGAAATATTAAAATAAAAGGAAATCGAAAGCCAGAAAATTTTTCCGCACGTGGAATGATCTAAAAACTACGCGTCTATTTCAGAAAAAACTCAGTGTTCTTAAAAAAATGAGTCTGCAATTTATAATCGTTTGTTTTCGTACCTTTGTCGGTCAACATATGAAAAAATTTCTTGCCATATTGCTGACTGTTTTCTATTTCGGATCTTCTTCCGGAATGGTGTTCAATCTGCATTATTGTCTGGATGAGATTTTTGTTTCGCTTACTTCAACGGATAAAACCTGCGATATCTGTGGGACGTCGAAAAAGAAGGACTGCTGTAAATCAGAGGTTAAAATTGCCAAAACCGATGTGGCGCAGAAAGCAAATCTTCTGTCTCTGGACACTTTTGCGGTATATGCCGTCATCGTTCAAAACGTATTTCCCGCGTTCTCCTACCCCATCCTTCAGCAAAATTATTTCGCGGTTCGCATTAATGCGCCGCCACAAAAAGCGATCCCGGCTTTATTTCTTACATACTGTAATTTTAGAATTTAGAATAGAATATTTCGCTCTTTTAACAGATCGCGGAAAAGTCACGTCCCTACTTTTGGGGCAACTCTATTTTTAAATCATCTAAAATTATTACAATGAAAAAATTAATTTTCACAACCCTGTTCTCTGTATTTTCTATCATAAGCCTGTCTGCGCAGCAGAAAGACGCTTCCCTTTCCAAAATGTATCAGAGTTATCTCAACATCAAAAATGCACTCGTGTCCGATCAGTCCGACGAGGCTTCGAAAGCTGCCAATACTTTTCTAAAGTCTGCTTCGATGGTGGATTACAAAGTACTGTCGGAAGGTAATCTGGATCTTCTTCGGAAAGAAGCCTCAAAAATCGCCGACAGCCGGAGCATAGAAATGCAGCGCGAAGCCTTTAACAACCTTTCTAAAAACATGATCGCACTTACCGGAAAACACAAGCTTGCAGACGAATCTATATTTGTGCAGTATTGCCCGATGGCAAAGGCCAGCTGGTTAAGCGCCGAAAAAAATGTTAAAAATCCGTACTACGGAAAGTCCATGTTGACGTGCGGAAGTGTGAAAGCTGAAATTAAATAAATACCTGATTCTTTATCGCTTCGTAAATAACGTCGATTTCACCAATTGAAGTCGAATTCGAAGTGATGAAGGAATGCAGCTTATTTATTTTAAACCTCTAAATTTTAACAAAATGAAAACTTCCAAAGAAAATCAAAATAATCATTCCAGTCCTTATCCGAAATTTTTTGTCATGATGGCAGTTTCGTTCCTCATTATGTACGGCGTGATGTATTTGAATACGTATGAGCTCGATCATGTTTACTTCAGCCTCACGCGATTTTATATGACGTGTTTGATGATTGCAACGATGGCAATTGTGATGCTTGTTTTTATGCTGAAAATGTATCAGAATAAAAAGATGAACACCGCGATTATTGCGGGCAGCGTCATTTTGTTTTTCGGTGCGCTTTTTCTCGTCCGCGCCCAAAAACCCGTTGATGATCTCCTTTGGATGCGCGCGATGATTCCGCATCATTCCATTGCGATCCTGACGAGCGAACGTGCGGACCTAAAAGACCCGCAGGTAAAGGAACTTGCAAACAGCATCATCACTGCGCAGAAAAAAGAGATTGAAGAAATGAAAACTATGATTAAACGCCTGGAGAATGAAAAATAAAATGAAGCCTGTTTACCGCATCTTTATTTTAATGATGCTCACTTTCTCCGGTGCAGCTTTTTCCCAAAACCACGACATGCACGCTTCAAAAACGCATCAACGTTCAAGCGATTCGGCTGCGTCGGTATCTTTCGGTGGAAAAACCGTGCGCTACGATCTTTTTGTGAAGGATACGTTGGTAAATTTTACCGGAAAAGCAGCGCGCGCCATTGCAACAAACGGAAAATTGCAGGCGCCCACTTTATACTTTACCGAAGGCGATACGGCGGAAATCTATCTGCACAATCAACTGAAAGAAAATACCGGCCTGCACTGGCACGGCGTGATTCTGCCCAACGAAATGGACGGCGTTCCCTATCTTACGACGAAAGAAGTGAAACCGGGTGAAACGCAACTCTATAAATTTCGAATTTCGCAGAACGGAACCTATTGGTATCATTCCCATGAAGGCGTGCAGGAGCAGATCGGCATGAACGGCGTTTTGGTCTTTAAAAAGCGCGAAGGGCAACCCGAAAAAAAGTTCGCCGCAGATATTCCTGTTTTGTTAGGCGAATGGACCGATGAAAATCCAAAGCAAATCATGCGGCGGCTACATATGGACGATACCGATTGGTACGGAATAAAGAAGGGCACCACGCAAAGTTATTCCGAAGCGATTGCCAAAGGGCATTTCGGAACGAAACTTTTAAATGAGTGGAAACGCATGGAAGCCATGGACGTGAGTGATGTTTATTATGATCAATTTTTAATAAACGGCAAGCCTTCTTCGGATTATTCCAAACTAAAAGCCGGAGATCAAGTTCATCTGCGCGTGGTGAACGGCGGTTCTTCCTCCTATTTTTGGTTGAATTTTGGCGGCGGAAAAATGCGAATTATCGGTAGTGATGGTAATGAAGTTGAACCTGTTGAAGTGGATCGTTTTATTGTGGGCGTCTCTGAAACCTATGATGTCGAAGTCACCATTCCCGAAAATAAAAGCTTCGAGTTTCGCGCCACGCCGGAAGACCGGCAAGGTCACGCGTCGCTTTGGTTAGGATCCGGCGAAAAAGTGACCGCGCCAACGCTGCCCAAACTGATGCTTTTCGAAGGCATGAAAATGATGAACGGCATGATGAAAATGAACGGCGACATGAAACCGATGACGATGAAAATGGGCAATCAGATGATGGATATGAACGAAGTCATGTATCCTGAAATTCCCGCAACACAGCGCGGGGAAACCATGATACACATGCAGAAAATGATGGGCGGCACAAAAATGAAAGATGAAGAAATGGATCACGAAATGTCGCTGAGTTCAGAAATGAAAATGGATCGCAGCGCACACAAGATGACGGCGTCCGACGACGGAGAAATTGTACGTCTGAATTACAATATGCTGAAATCTCCTTTCAAAACGATTCTGCCCGCGGAAAATGTAAAAGTCCTGAACTTTACTCTGGACGGAAACATGCGCAATTACCTTTGGACACTGGATAATAAAACCGTCGCCGAAACCGACAAAATCCTCATCAAAAAAGGAGAAGTAGTCCGCATTACCATGTATAACAATTCGATGATGCGCCATCCCATGCACCTTCACGGTCACGATTTTAGGCTCATTAATTCGAAAGGAGAATATTCGCCTTTAAAAAACGTCATCGATATCGCACCAATGGAAACCAATACGATCGAGTTCGCCGCAAATCAGGACGGCGACTGGTTTTTCCACTGTCATATTTTGTATCACATGATGGCGGGAATGGGCAGGGTTTTCAGTTACGAAAATTCTGCGCGGAATCCGCAACTTCCCGATAAAGAGGCGGCTTACAAAAAGTTTCTGAGCATGAACCGCATGGTTAATACGAAAGCCATGCTCGATGTAGCCTCCAACAAGATGCATTTTGAAAACATGACGATGATCGGTCCGCGATGGACGAACATCAACGAATTTCATACAAATTATAAGTTTGATCATTTCGAGGGAAGTATTAAAGTTGGGCGTTTCCTCGGCAAGTATCAGTGGGCAAT encodes:
- a CDS encoding multicopper oxidase domain-containing protein; its protein translation is MHASKTHQRSSDSAASVSFGGKTVRYDLFVKDTLVNFTGKAARAIATNGKLQAPTLYFTEGDTAEIYLHNQLKENTGLHWHGVILPNEMDGVPYLTTKEVKPGETQLYKFRISQNGTYWYHSHEGVQEQIGMNGVLVFKKREGQPEKKFAADIPVLLGEWTDENPKQIMRRLHMDDTDWYGIKKGTTQSYSEAIAKGHFGTKLLNEWKRMEAMDVSDVYYDQFLINGKPSSDYSKLKAGDQVHLRVVNGGSSSYFWLNFGGGKMRIIGSDGNEVEPVEVDRFIVGVSETYDVEVTIPENKSFEFRATPEDRQGHASLWLGSGEKVTAPTLPKLMLFEGMKMMNGMMKMNGDMKPMTMKMGNQMMDMNEVMYPEIPATQRGETMIHMQKMMGGTKMKDEEMDHEMSLSSEMKMDRSAHKMTASDDGEIVRLNYNMLKSPFKTILPAENVKVLNFTLDGNMRNYLWTLDNKTVAETDKILIKKGEVVRITMYNNSMMRHPMHLHGHDFRLINSKGEYSPLKNVIDIAPMETNTIEFAANQDGDWFFHCHILYHMMAGMGRVFSYENSARNPQLPDKEAAYKKFLSMNRMVNTKAMLDVASNKMHFENMTMIGPRWTNINEFHTNYKFDHFEGSIKVGRFLGKYQWAMPYVGFRTTKTHDNAKTWFGQNVKPDDQNVAIAGLRYILPFLITADANVDHNGKVRLELGREGIPLSPRIRGNFSVNSDQEYDFGLKYILQKWISVSTNYDSEFGFGAGLTFMY
- a CDS encoding DUF305 domain-containing protein; the protein is MKTSKENQNNHSSPYPKFFVMMAVSFLIMYGVMYLNTYELDHVYFSLTRFYMTCLMIATMAIVMLVFMLKMYQNKKMNTAIIAGSVILFFGALFLVRAQKPVDDLLWMRAMIPHHSIAILTSERADLKDPQVKELANSIITAQKKEIEEMKTMIKRLENEK
- a CDS encoding peptidoglycan DD-metalloendopeptidase family protein, with the protein product MTSLENILQSQSNVKVIDGNNDYQDYVAFDLSAQRTNQLDLNLTDAHQFEEFVEKHLADNKAKVAFGGYLEERNLYKRSENFNNTDTAERNIHIGLDLWIKAGTSVLSALDGKIHSFQNNEAVGDYGPTIILEHTVEDLTFYTLYGHLSLESLAGKAEGDAVNKGQKIAELGDAAVNGDYAPHLHFQIIQDLHDKKGDYPGVCSQQEMEYYHQNCPDPNILLKIK
- the tpx gene encoding thiol peroxidase, with amino-acid sequence MGGKPVQTYAQLPALNQQAPDFTLTDVDMKNQNLASYKGKYLILNIFPSVDTGVCSASVRHFNEDAANLPNTIVLCISKDLPFAQKRFCGAEGIKNVVMLSDFRSDFGKTYGVEITNSAMKGLLSRAVVVIDPQGKIVYEEQVSDISHEPNYEAAMKAVKM
- a CDS encoding HYC_CC_PP family protein, giving the protein MKKFLAILLTVFYFGSSSGMVFNLHYCLDEIFVSLTSTDKTCDICGTSKKKDCCKSEVKIAKTDVAQKANLLSLDTFAVYAVIVQNVFPAFSYPILQQNYFAVRINAPPQKAIPALFLTYCNFRI
- a CDS encoding DUF3347 domain-containing protein is translated as MKKLIFTTLFSVFSIISLSAQQKDASLSKMYQSYLNIKNALVSDQSDEASKAANTFLKSASMVDYKVLSEGNLDLLRKEASKIADSRSIEMQREAFNNLSKNMIALTGKHKLADESIFVQYCPMAKASWLSAEKNVKNPYYGKSMLTCGSVKAEIK
- a CDS encoding urocanate hydratase, which encodes MTFQDQLQQGIPAELPSKKPYDPQINHAPKRKEILSDEEKKLALKNALRYFEPKFHAELLPEFKAELETYGRIYMYRFRPDYEMKARPIGDYPGKSDQAKAIMLMIQNNLDYAVAQHPHELITYGGNGAVFQNWAQYLLTMKYLSEMTDEQTLTMYSGHPMGLFPSHKEAPRVVVTNGMVIPNYSKPDDWEKMNALGVSQYGQMTAGSYMYIGPQGIVHGTTITVLNAFRKIKKEPVGGLFVTSGLGGMSGAQPKAGNIAGCITVCAEVNPKITKIRHDQKWIDEIIEDLDDLVSRVKKAKENKETVSLAFLGNIVEVWEKFDGENLKIDIGSDQTSLHNPWAGGYYPVGISFEEANKMMAKDPALFKEKVQETLRRHAAAINQHTAKGTYFFDYGNAFLLEASRAGAAVMAENGIDFRYPSYVQDIMGPMCFDYGFGPFRWVCASGEPKDLSKTDEIACAVLEEIKKTSPPEIQQQMADNIQWIKGAQENKLVVGSQARILYADAEGRMKIAAAFNSAIKKGEIGAVVLGRDHHDVSGTDSPYRETSNIYDGSKFTADMAIQNVIGDSFRGATWVSIHNGGGVGWGEVINGGFGMLLDGSEDADRRLKSMLFWDVNNGISRRSWARNEGAVFAIKRAMEAEPNLKVTLPNIVDEGLF